The proteins below come from a single Tribolium castaneum strain GA2 chromosome 9, icTriCast1.1, whole genome shotgun sequence genomic window:
- the Tcjhamt gene encoding Juvenile hormone acid O-methyltransferase-like, whose product MNKASLYSKYSGLQKNDASFVIDNYLRLIKWKPNANILDIGSGDGNVIFELLLPKIPKHFAKFVGTDISEEMVLFAKNQCNDPKIDFLQMDISATIPPEFHEYFDHIFSFYCLHWVVEQRQAMKNIFDMLKPGGEMLLTFLASNPIYDIYERMAKSNKWGPYMNNLKKYISPYHHSEDPETELENLLKKEGFITHLCRVENRSYTFPSFSVLSKSVSAVNPFIKKLPENEIDTYIEDYLKEVRKLKTITIETCNNNDNEEKIHVPYKLFVTFASKPV is encoded by the exons atgaacaaagCCTCACTGTACTCAAAATACAGCGGTTTGCAAAAAAACGATGCGTCTTTTGTAATCGACAATTACTTGAGACTCATCAAGTGGAAGCCCAACGCGAATATTTTAGACATCGGCTCGGGTGACGGTAATGTAATATTCGAGCTTTTACTCCCGAAAATCCCCAAACATTTCGCCAAATTCGTCGGAACGGACATCTCCGAAGAAATGGTCCTTTTTGCGAAAAATCAGTGCAACGATCCGAAAATCGATTTCCTACAAATGGATATTTCGGCAACAATTCCGCCCGAATTTCACGAATACTTCGAccatattttttcgttttattgcttgcATTGGGTGGTGGAACAGAG GCAAGCCATGAAGAACATATTCGACATGCTGAAACCGGGGGGCGAAATGCTCCTGACTTTCCTTGCCAGCAACCCGATTTATGACATTTACGAACGAATGGCTAAATCCAACAAATGGGGGCCATACatgaacaatttaaaaaaatacatctcGCCCTATCACCATTCGGAGGATCCTGAAACCGAGCTGGAGAATTTGCTGAAAAAGGAAGGGTTTATTACGCATTTGTGTCGAGTGGAGAATCGCTCGTACACTTTTcccagtttttcagttttgtcaA aatCGGTTTCAGCGGTGAATCCGTTCATTAAAAAACTGCCTGAAAACGAAATTGACACCTACATTGAGGATTACCTCAAAGAGGTCAGGAAACTGAAGACGATCACAATCGAAACGTGTAACAATAACGACAATGAAGAGAAAATACACGTGCCGTACAAACTCTTCGTTACATTTGCCTCGAAACCGGTCTGA